A window of Pedobacter lusitanus contains these coding sequences:
- a CDS encoding OsmC family protein, whose amino-acid sequence MEINLIRKSGKFNFEAENSGGKTVELDANPKIGGEGKGFRPMEMLLVGLGGCSGIDVVNVLTKQKEPLDDIKIKINATRKDEEMPPIFDVIDIHFNLYGDLNVQKVERALALTFEKYCSVSNILGRSATIKFSYTIHN is encoded by the coding sequence ATGGAAATCAATTTAATACGTAAGAGTGGTAAGTTTAATTTTGAGGCCGAAAATTCGGGAGGAAAAACAGTAGAACTGGATGCAAACCCAAAGATAGGCGGGGAAGGTAAAGGTTTCAGGCCAATGGAAATGTTGCTGGTTGGCTTAGGCGGATGCAGTGGTATCGATGTGGTCAATGTGTTAACCAAACAGAAGGAGCCACTGGACGATATTAAAATCAAAATAAATGCAACACGTAAGGATGAAGAAATGCCTCCGATATTCGATGTGATTGATATCCATTTTAATCTTTACGGAGATTTGAATGTGCAGAAGGTAGAAAGAGCACTGGCGCTTACCTTTGAAAAATACTGCTCAGTTTCAAATATTCTGGGCCGTTCAGCTACTATAAAATTTTCGTACACTATCCATAATTAA
- the ispE gene encoding 4-(cytidine 5'-diphospho)-2-C-methyl-D-erythritol kinase gives MLAFANAKINLGLNVTDKRTDGYHNLETVFYPVKLYDVVEITDAAETSCQLRGIDIPGEMTDNICLKAFSLIQQDFDIPAQQITLLKQIPVGAGLGGGSADAAFLIQLLNTKFKLGLTTAAMEDYARVLGADCAFFIENKPVFATGKGDQFSPLSLDLSGYYMVLVKPPVHVATAAAYSTLVPASPETSLKEQINLPVKEWKTFLKNDFEKPVFSKYPEISQIKEQLYHAGAKFALMSGSGSSVFAIFEGAVTLPQLEIDNKVFYNI, from the coding sequence ATGCTTGCATTTGCCAATGCCAAAATTAATCTCGGCTTAAATGTTACTGATAAAAGAACTGATGGCTATCATAACCTGGAAACGGTCTTTTATCCGGTAAAGCTATATGATGTAGTAGAGATTACTGATGCTGCCGAAACTTCCTGTCAGCTCAGGGGAATCGATATCCCGGGAGAAATGACCGATAACATTTGTTTGAAGGCATTCAGTTTAATACAGCAGGATTTCGATATTCCTGCGCAGCAGATTACCCTGCTCAAACAGATTCCTGTAGGTGCAGGTCTTGGAGGCGGGTCGGCAGATGCTGCATTTCTGATTCAATTGCTGAACACTAAATTCAAATTAGGTTTAACAACAGCGGCAATGGAAGATTATGCAAGGGTTTTGGGAGCCGATTGTGCTTTTTTTATTGAAAATAAACCTGTGTTTGCCACCGGAAAAGGAGATCAGTTCTCTCCCTTAAGTTTAGACCTGTCCGGATATTATATGGTATTGGTAAAACCACCGGTACATGTGGCTACGGCGGCAGCTTACAGTACACTTGTTCCTGCCTCCCCGGAAACAAGTTTGAAAGAACAGATTAATCTGCCTGTAAAGGAATGGAAAACGTTCCTGAAGAATGATTTTGAAAAACCTGTTTTCTCAAAATATCCTGAAATTTCTCAAATAAAAGAGCAGCTTTATCATGCGGGTGCTAAATTTGCATTAATGAGTGGTAGTGGTTCGAGTGTATTTGCGATATTTGAGGGGGCGGTAACTTTACCACAACTGGAAATAGATAACAAAGTATTTTACAATATTTAG
- a CDS encoding thymidylate synthase, translating into MKQYLDLMQYVLDHGAQKHDRTGTGTISTFGYQMRFNLQEGFPMVTTKKLHLKSIIHELIWFLNGDTNIKYLKDNNVRIWDEWADEQGNLGPVYGSQWRSWPTPGGGHIDQISNIINTIKTNPDSRRIMVSAWNVADIDQMALPPCHALFQFYVADGKLSCQLYQRSADIFLGVPFNIASYALLTMMVAQVCDLQYGDFIHTLGDAHLYNNHIEQAKLQLSRDTKALPVMEINPAVKDIFSFKFEDFNLKNYEPHPHIKGIVAV; encoded by the coding sequence ATGAAACAATATCTGGACTTAATGCAATACGTGCTGGACCATGGGGCACAGAAACACGACCGGACGGGAACAGGGACCATCAGTACATTTGGCTATCAGATGCGTTTTAACCTCCAGGAAGGTTTTCCTATGGTAACCACCAAAAAATTACACCTCAAATCAATTATCCATGAACTTATCTGGTTTTTGAATGGGGACACCAATATCAAATATCTGAAAGACAATAATGTCAGGATATGGGACGAATGGGCTGATGAACAAGGAAACCTGGGCCCGGTTTATGGTTCGCAATGGCGGTCATGGCCAACACCTGGTGGCGGACATATCGACCAGATCAGTAATATAATCAATACCATCAAGACTAATCCGGATTCCAGAAGGATCATGGTTTCTGCCTGGAATGTTGCTGATATTGATCAGATGGCTCTTCCTCCTTGTCATGCGCTCTTTCAATTCTATGTAGCCGACGGCAAACTAAGTTGCCAGCTTTATCAGCGCAGTGCTGATATATTTTTAGGTGTACCTTTTAATATAGCATCATATGCATTGTTGACTATGATGGTTGCACAGGTGTGTGATCTTCAATATGGTGACTTTATCCATACCCTGGGTGATGCACATTTATATAATAACCATATTGAACAGGCTAAACTGCAGTTAAGCAGAGATACCAAAGCGCTGCCTGTCATGGAAATTAACCCTGCGGTAAAAGATATTTTCAGTTTCAAATTTGAAGACTTCAATCTGAAAAACTACGAACCTCATCCGCACATTAAAGGAATAGTAGCTGTATGA